One window of the Mixophyes fleayi isolate aMixFle1 chromosome 6, aMixFle1.hap1, whole genome shotgun sequence genome contains the following:
- the LOC142094535 gene encoding androgen-dependent TFPI-regulating protein-like isoform X1: protein MAALRVVLHVGFLAWNVFGVYQNVAVTGSALGHGANTYGGRWKYLTFINQVLQTVFFGFCVSCDLVQLCLSNRNRFCIFLSRLKDCTFGVLAFPIGVFVATSFWSIYAYDRELVYPKELDSIIPQWLNHTMHTFILPLLLIELLACSHQYPSKKSGLATLMVFCFAYLSWILWVYYASGIWVYPILAKLDAVGMSVFFAISFLIMVPFYCLGEWLTQLRWAGSGRPSKTKKKKKSKSK, encoded by the exons ATGGCGGCGCTGAGGGTTGTTCTTCATGTGGGGTTTTTGGCCTGGAACGTGTTCGGGGTTTATCAGAATGTAGCGGTGACGGGTTCTGCTCTGGGACATGGGGCAAACACATACGGAGGCAGGTGGAAATACCTGACTTTCATTAACCAG GTCCTTCAGACTGTATTTTTTGGCTTCTGCGTATCATGTGACCTGGTCCAACTCTGTCTCTCCAACAGGAACCGATTCTGTATATTTCTGTCGCGGCTAAAAGACTGCACCTTTGGTGTTCTGGCATTTCCGATTGGTGTG TTTGTAGCTACCTCATTCTGGAGCATTTACGCTTACGATCGGGAGCTTGTCTACCCCAAGGAATTGGACAGCATAATTCCACAATGGCTCAATCACACAATG CACACGTTTATACTACCACTGCTCCTCATTGAGCTGCTTGCCTGTTCACATCAGTATCCCAGCAAGAAAAGTGGGCTTGCAACCCTGATGGTGTTCTGCTTTGCATACCTGTCGTG GATCCTATGGGTTTATTATGCATCAGGAATTTGGGTGTACCCAATTCTAGCCAAGCTGGACGCTGTGGGAATGTCGGTATTTTTTGCGATATCTTTCCTAATTATGGTTCCTTTCTATTGCCTGGGAGAGTGGCTGACGCAATTGCGTTGGG CAGGTTCTGGAAGACCTTCAAAAaccaagaaaaagaagaagagcaAGAGCAAATAA
- the LOC142094535 gene encoding androgen-dependent TFPI-regulating protein-like isoform X2, translated as MAALRVVLHVGFLAWNVFGVYQNVAVTGSALGHGANTYGGRWKYLTFINQVLQTVFFGFCVSCDLVQLCLSNRNRFCIFLSRLKDCTFGVLAFPIGVFVATSFWSIYAYDRELVYPKELDSIIPQWLNHTMHTFILPLLLIELLACSHQYPSKKSGLATLMVFCFAYLSWILWVYYASGIWVYPILAKLDAVGMSVFFAISFLIMVPFYCLGEWLTQLRWGSGRPSKTKKKKKSKSK; from the exons ATGGCGGCGCTGAGGGTTGTTCTTCATGTGGGGTTTTTGGCCTGGAACGTGTTCGGGGTTTATCAGAATGTAGCGGTGACGGGTTCTGCTCTGGGACATGGGGCAAACACATACGGAGGCAGGTGGAAATACCTGACTTTCATTAACCAG GTCCTTCAGACTGTATTTTTTGGCTTCTGCGTATCATGTGACCTGGTCCAACTCTGTCTCTCCAACAGGAACCGATTCTGTATATTTCTGTCGCGGCTAAAAGACTGCACCTTTGGTGTTCTGGCATTTCCGATTGGTGTG TTTGTAGCTACCTCATTCTGGAGCATTTACGCTTACGATCGGGAGCTTGTCTACCCCAAGGAATTGGACAGCATAATTCCACAATGGCTCAATCACACAATG CACACGTTTATACTACCACTGCTCCTCATTGAGCTGCTTGCCTGTTCACATCAGTATCCCAGCAAGAAAAGTGGGCTTGCAACCCTGATGGTGTTCTGCTTTGCATACCTGTCGTG GATCCTATGGGTTTATTATGCATCAGGAATTTGGGTGTACCCAATTCTAGCCAAGCTGGACGCTGTGGGAATGTCGGTATTTTTTGCGATATCTTTCCTAATTATGGTTCCTTTCTATTGCCTGGGAGAGTGGCTGACGCAATTGCGTTGGG GTTCTGGAAGACCTTCAAAAaccaagaaaaagaagaagagcaAGAGCAAATAA